One stretch of Periplaneta americana isolate PAMFEO1 chromosome 1, P.americana_PAMFEO1_priV1, whole genome shotgun sequence DNA includes these proteins:
- the LOC138709670 gene encoding uncharacterized protein: MFAFLVLATLLLQTISAFPPYGLYGNGLYPYGGLSPYGSYGLCPYGLNPYGLNPYGLSPYGLSPYGLRGPPVGYGGGGGMGFGAGFGG; encoded by the exons ATGTTCGCCTTCTTGGTTCTGGCTACGCTCCTCTTGCAG ACCATCTCAGCATTTCCTCCATATGGCCTCT ATGGTAATGGATTATACCCATATGGAGGCCTCAGCCCATATGGTTCATATGGTTTGTGCCCATATGGTTTGAATCCATATGGTTTGAACCCATATGGTTTGAGCCCGTATGGTTTGAGCCCGTATGGTCTTCGAGGCCCTCCGGTAGGCTATGGAGGAGGTGGTGGAATGGGCTTCGGTGCTGGATTTGGAGGATGA